From a single Lewinella sp. LCG006 genomic region:
- a CDS encoding tetratricopeptide repeat protein — protein sequence MVRVLFCQDILDKSSLSEDDFRQLDSALFQVNYYLSNTAIALYHRAIQQADQSADGSKYAGIFELRLADIYWDFEKLDSSSYYIDLAAARFKASGDELAYARTANIRRLIKAAEGDFLAAHEISFDALHVFEKYGNKMGIGIANRDIASIMIHEKKYQEALAYCTKSIVTLESIDYWYELVFSHQRMAIIYRNLGDFQKALSFLQKGIAACYQLEGFRVYQAVAKLYWTRGYIYEAAGKYDQAITCLDSSVYFAHQINLSFDRWVYDSKGRI from the coding sequence ATGGTAAGGGTACTTTTTTGCCAAGATATCCTGGATAAAAGCAGCTTAAGCGAGGACGATTTTCGTCAGTTGGATAGTGCCTTGTTTCAAGTCAACTACTATCTTTCTAATACTGCTATAGCGCTTTATCATCGTGCGATCCAGCAGGCTGACCAGTCGGCGGATGGAAGTAAATACGCGGGGATTTTTGAATTAAGGCTTGCCGATATTTACTGGGATTTTGAAAAGCTGGATTCTTCCTCTTATTATATTGATCTGGCAGCTGCCCGGTTCAAAGCTTCAGGCGATGAATTGGCTTACGCCAGGACAGCCAATATCAGGAGATTGATCAAGGCAGCGGAAGGCGATTTTTTAGCTGCGCATGAAATAAGTTTCGACGCTTTGCATGTTTTTGAAAAGTATGGTAACAAGATGGGCATTGGCATTGCCAACCGAGATATCGCGTCCATCATGATTCACGAGAAGAAATATCAGGAAGCTTTGGCCTATTGTACAAAAAGCATTGTCACACTAGAGTCGATTGATTACTGGTATGAACTTGTTTTCAGTCATCAGCGCATGGCGATCATCTATCGTAATCTTGGTGACTTTCAAAAAGCGTTATCGTTTCTCCAAAAAGGAATTGCGGCCTGTTACCAATTAGAAGGTTTTCGGGTGTATCAGGCAGTAGCCAAGTTGTACTGGACACGCGGATACATTTACGAAGCGGCCGGTAAGTATGATCAAGCGATTACCTGCTTGGATTCCTCCGTCTATTTTGCTCATCAGATTAACTTGTCCTTTGATCGTTGGGTCTATGATAGCAAGGGCCGTATTTAG
- a CDS encoding response regulator has product MPIPSYPKILIVENELIIAADVLVQFSKLGCQMLGIHARAIDALKTIVANRPDLVIINVGLPGKLNGLAAARLMTQDYHLPLIFLSSHTDEDSLQGALALRPWAFIAKPFINEDLENALAYILTRLAQPLRELDYQNTCKLFFNGEVYRLKLPPPLED; this is encoded by the coding sequence ATGCCTATACCATCCTACCCTAAAATATTAATCGTAGAAAACGAGCTCATCATTGCCGCAGATGTATTGGTGCAATTCTCAAAACTGGGGTGCCAAATGTTGGGCATTCATGCCCGGGCCATAGATGCCCTGAAGACTATCGTTGCAAATCGTCCTGATCTTGTGATCATTAATGTTGGTTTGCCAGGCAAACTCAATGGCTTGGCGGCTGCCCGCTTGATGACGCAAGACTACCACCTTCCGCTCATCTTTTTGAGTTCGCATACCGATGAGGACAGTTTGCAAGGTGCCCTGGCACTGCGCCCTTGGGCGTTTATTGCCAAACCTTTTATCAATGAGGACTTGGAAAACGCCCTAGCGTATATCCTGACGCGACTAGCGCAACCATTGAGGGAATTAGATTACCAGAATACTTGTAAATTATTTTTTAATGGTGAAGTGTATCGACTTAAGCTTCCTCCTCCACTGGAAGATTGA
- a CDS encoding group II intron maturase-specific domain-containing protein yields MVKEVNLVSRCWLNYFQRANMKGKLEKLMGWLRRRIRCFRLKQCKRTI; encoded by the coding sequence ATGGTCAAAGAAGTTAACCTCGTATCGCGGTGCTGGCTCAACTACTTCCAACGAGCCAATATGAAAGGCAAACTGGAAAAGTTAATGGGCTGGCTAAGACGTCGAATCCGTTGTTTTCGCTTGAAACAGTGCAAACGTACCATCTGA